One segment of Fimbriiglobus ruber DNA contains the following:
- a CDS encoding helix-turn-helix domain-containing protein, giving the protein MMSVPVLQTGVGANPAVWGEFVSLVENDSALLAARRLVHTFSHSRRNNATPNPLVLHGPSGVGKTALAQTIVRKIIDSPAGHTVQVVAAGDLLRTQADQPEPDEFADMRTSDLLVLEDVQHLQVRAAGDLCLLLDDRCSRSRPTVLTANVGPAALTRFPRRLTSRLAAGLVVQLEPLTPAGRRALLERFATKRNMRLTDDALDWLAAQATGGGARPLVGVLEKLRTLAVDQSGPLTAAVVRELLEGESPARTKGIVDVVVAKVATAFGVSVKDVRGTARQRTIMLARQVAMYLTRHVTSLSFPQIAAAFGGRDHTTVLHACTKITAALKDDAKLRRTVRELKAELK; this is encoded by the coding sequence ATGATGAGTGTGCCCGTCCTCCAAACCGGCGTCGGAGCGAATCCCGCGGTTTGGGGCGAGTTCGTTTCGCTCGTGGAAAACGACTCGGCCCTGCTGGCCGCGCGCCGGCTGGTCCACACCTTTAGCCATTCCAGACGAAACAACGCCACTCCGAACCCGCTCGTCCTGCACGGCCCGTCCGGTGTGGGGAAGACCGCGCTTGCTCAAACAATTGTTCGGAAGATCATCGACAGCCCCGCCGGGCACACCGTTCAGGTCGTCGCGGCCGGCGACCTGTTGCGGACGCAGGCGGATCAGCCGGAGCCGGACGAATTCGCCGACATGCGAACGTCGGACCTGCTCGTCCTCGAAGACGTGCAGCACCTTCAAGTTCGGGCCGCCGGCGACCTCTGCCTCCTGCTCGACGACCGCTGCTCGCGCAGTCGGCCAACCGTGCTGACCGCCAACGTCGGCCCCGCCGCATTAACCCGGTTCCCGCGCCGGCTGACCAGTAGACTGGCCGCCGGGCTCGTTGTGCAGCTCGAACCGCTCACGCCCGCCGGCCGCCGCGCGCTACTCGAACGCTTCGCGACCAAGCGCAACATGCGCCTGACCGACGACGCGCTCGACTGGCTCGCGGCCCAGGCCACCGGCGGCGGTGCCCGGCCGCTCGTCGGCGTGCTGGAGAAGCTGCGAACACTGGCCGTCGACCAGAGCGGCCCGCTGACGGCGGCCGTCGTGCGCGAGTTGCTGGAAGGGGAATCGCCCGCCCGGACCAAAGGAATTGTCGACGTCGTTGTCGCGAAGGTGGCGACCGCGTTCGGCGTGTCGGTGAAGGACGTCCGCGGGACGGCCCGGCAGCGGACGATCATGCTCGCCCGACAGGTGGCCATGTACCTGACCCGACACGTGACCTCGCTGTCGTTCCCGCAGATCGCCGCGGCGTTTGGCGGCCGGGACCACACGACCGTCCTGCACGCCTGCACCAAAATCACCGCGGCCCTGAAAGACGACGCCAAACTGCGGCGGACCGTCCGCGAACTGAAGGCGGAACTCAAGTGA
- the dnaN gene encoding DNA polymerase III subunit beta, producing MKVTCQRDALLTACQLVTAAVAARTTKPILSNIKAIAQDDALTLMATDLEVGIRYELRGARVGRAGAAILPPVRLASILKETTDAEITIDAGEETTLIRLSTGRFELPNGSPDEFPDIPSFDNSGNYHEITAGVLRTMIKRTAFAADKKESTRFAVTGVLWEAEEGKARLVATDTKRLALCEGKADVHGAVDPKGQSHLVPLKTVQLLERNLTDDGEIVRIVLKPNEAMFQTERALIHTRLVEGRFPPYRNIIPKKLDVKLPVAVADLLARVRQAAIMVDEETKRVDFHFEPGKVTLTARGQDVGSSEVTMALPDYQGAEVDIAFDPSYLVEMLRAIEGEPTAVLEMTDGTRPALFRVGESYLYLVMPLAG from the coding sequence ATGAAGGTGACCTGCCAGCGCGACGCACTGTTGACCGCCTGCCAACTGGTCACGGCGGCCGTGGCCGCGCGGACGACCAAACCAATCCTCAGCAACATCAAGGCCATTGCGCAGGACGATGCACTGACTTTGATGGCCACCGACCTGGAAGTTGGGATTCGCTACGAACTGCGGGGCGCCAGGGTCGGGCGGGCGGGGGCAGCCATCCTCCCGCCGGTGCGGCTCGCCTCGATCCTCAAGGAAACGACCGACGCCGAGATCACCATCGACGCCGGCGAGGAAACGACCCTGATCCGGCTCTCGACCGGTCGCTTTGAACTCCCGAACGGCTCCCCGGACGAATTCCCGGACATCCCGTCGTTCGACAACAGCGGCAACTACCACGAGATCACCGCCGGCGTGCTGCGGACGATGATCAAGCGGACCGCGTTCGCCGCGGACAAGAAAGAGAGCACGCGGTTTGCCGTGACGGGCGTGCTCTGGGAAGCCGAGGAGGGCAAAGCCCGGCTCGTTGCCACGGACACCAAGCGGTTGGCCCTCTGCGAGGGCAAGGCGGACGTTCACGGGGCCGTCGACCCGAAGGGCCAGTCGCACTTGGTGCCGCTGAAGACGGTCCAGCTTCTGGAGCGGAACCTGACCGACGACGGCGAGATCGTCCGCATAGTACTCAAGCCGAACGAGGCGATGTTTCAGACCGAGCGGGCGCTGATCCACACCCGGCTGGTGGAGGGCCGGTTCCCGCCGTACCGCAACATCATCCCGAAGAAGCTGGACGTGAAACTGCCGGTGGCCGTGGCCGACCTGCTCGCCCGCGTCCGCCAGGCCGCGATCATGGTGGACGAGGAGACCAAGCGGGTCGATTTCCACTTCGAGCCGGGCAAGGTCACGCTCACCGCCCGGGGTCAGGACGTCGGGTCGAGTGAAGTGACGATGGCGCTGCCGGACTACCAGGGGGCGGAGGTCGACATCGCGTTCGACCCGTCATACCTCGTGGAGATGCTCCGGGCGATCGAGGGCGAGCCGACGGCCGTCCTCGAAATGACCGACGGCACCCGCCCGGCCCTGTTCCGCGTCGGCGAGTCGTACCTGTATCTGGTGATGCCGCTGGCGGGGTGA
- a CDS encoding DUF721 domain-containing protein — MAESSGPENLGDVLARLFTARGWGRKSERLRLEAAWAEAVGPAFLPETRVSGLRRGVMEVEVKSGVLIQELAQFHKRKLITALREKLPGTTITDLKFRAGAW, encoded by the coding sequence ATGGCCGAGAGCAGCGGTCCCGAGAACCTGGGCGACGTCCTCGCGCGGCTGTTCACCGCCCGCGGTTGGGGCCGCAAGTCGGAGCGGCTCCGCCTGGAGGCGGCATGGGCCGAAGCGGTCGGCCCCGCGTTCCTGCCCGAAACTCGGGTAAGCGGCCTCCGGCGGGGCGTGATGGAGGTCGAAGTGAAGAGCGGCGTGCTGATCCAGGAACTCGCGCAGTTTCACAAGCGCAAGCTCATCACGGCCCTCCGCGAGAAGTTGCCGGGGACGACGATCACCGACCTGAAGTTCCGCGCCGGAGCGTGGTGA
- a CDS encoding DNA gyrase subunit B, with product MSTTTAAPGTTGGGYSEENMKTLKDAAHIRQNPGMYVGNTDTEGLHHLVYEIVYNSVDEALAGYCKHISVALHVDGSISVSDDGRGIPVGVKADTGKSTLEEALTIAGTSGKFDNAAYRVSAGLHGMGAKAMNALSEWCLAEVRREGRVYQMEFERGYATSALKDIGPTPAGQTGTTISFKPDPEMFGDLTFDFDKLATRFLQLSFLNRGLTLALRDDRDGKAETYFSNAGITDYVVHLNLGEQVEHAPIYLSREINGVTIEVCLQYNGGDNKIEMCFTNNAYNKDGGTHLSGFRAGLTRSVTTYGRKEGHFKDGLELKGEDFREGLTAVISVSHPDPSFESQTKVKLVTAEVEGQVSSVVYEALSEFLEKNPKEGTRICKKIALSAEARLAAKKARDAIIDRKKILGGGGLPGKLMDCTTREREKSELFLVEGDSAGGSAESGRDRMYQAVLPLRGKVLNVEKARLEKLLKNEEIASLIAAVGVDIGNIEDVTKVRYGKIIILTDADVDGQHIRTLLLTFFFRQMRKLIEDGHLFVARPPLFKVTQKKEVRFVKTRAEMVKELFARGMKDTSLVVYPVGARQTAEYPKTIGNDILGTLIPMLDEVEAAVVILERRGQTFDSFLSRVTTAGFPRYHVRLGTKEFFFNSQEEVETFRAQKSTELGRELVISDEVMATGLAPATPPPSAGPDGSRAAAPAPVPAEIDERYRFTVDEWHEVRALNRALVKLQEAGFTAADLVPLPRLAGREPAVRFALQHGESRKDLDHLRELVAEVRKLGEKGLTITRFKGLGEMDPEELWDTTLDPEHRTLLRVTLENGFEAEKWFRKLMGDEVEGRREYILKHRIDDPESIDYGA from the coding sequence ATGAGTACGACGACGGCGGCCCCGGGGACCACGGGGGGCGGGTACAGCGAAGAGAACATGAAGACGCTGAAGGACGCCGCGCACATCCGGCAGAACCCCGGCATGTACGTCGGCAACACGGACACGGAAGGCCTTCACCACCTCGTTTACGAAATCGTGTACAACTCGGTCGACGAGGCCCTGGCCGGGTACTGCAAGCACATCTCGGTGGCCCTGCACGTCGACGGCTCGATCTCCGTCAGCGACGACGGCCGCGGCATCCCGGTCGGGGTGAAAGCAGACACGGGCAAGTCGACGCTGGAAGAGGCGCTGACGATCGCCGGCACGTCGGGCAAGTTCGACAACGCGGCCTACCGCGTGTCCGCCGGGCTGCACGGCATGGGCGCGAAGGCGATGAACGCCCTGTCCGAATGGTGTCTGGCGGAAGTCCGGCGAGAAGGCCGGGTCTACCAGATGGAGTTCGAGCGCGGGTACGCGACGAGCGCGCTGAAGGACATCGGGCCGACGCCGGCGGGCCAGACGGGGACGACCATCAGCTTCAAGCCCGACCCCGAAATGTTCGGTGACCTGACGTTCGATTTCGACAAACTGGCCACCCGCTTCCTGCAGTTGTCGTTCCTGAACAGAGGGTTGACCCTGGCCCTGCGGGACGACCGGGACGGGAAGGCCGAGACGTACTTCTCGAACGCCGGGATCACCGACTACGTCGTCCACCTGAACCTGGGCGAGCAGGTCGAACACGCCCCGATTTACCTCAGCAGGGAAATCAACGGCGTCACGATCGAGGTCTGCCTGCAGTACAACGGCGGCGACAACAAGATCGAGATGTGCTTCACGAACAACGCCTACAACAAGGACGGCGGCACGCACCTGTCCGGGTTCCGCGCCGGCCTGACGCGGTCGGTGACGACCTACGGCCGGAAGGAAGGGCACTTCAAGGACGGCCTCGAACTCAAGGGTGAAGACTTCCGCGAGGGGCTGACGGCCGTCATCAGCGTCAGCCACCCCGACCCCAGTTTCGAGTCGCAGACCAAGGTGAAGCTCGTCACCGCGGAGGTCGAGGGGCAGGTGTCGAGCGTGGTGTACGAGGCCCTGTCCGAGTTCCTGGAGAAGAATCCCAAGGAAGGGACGCGGATCTGCAAGAAGATCGCCCTCTCGGCCGAGGCGCGACTGGCCGCCAAGAAGGCCCGGGATGCCATCATCGACCGCAAGAAGATCCTCGGTGGCGGCGGACTGCCCGGCAAGCTGATGGACTGCACCACCCGCGAGCGCGAGAAGAGCGAGCTGTTCCTCGTCGAAGGGGATTCGGCCGGCGGGTCGGCCGAGAGCGGGCGGGACCGGATGTACCAGGCGGTCCTGCCGCTCCGCGGTAAGGTGCTGAACGTCGAGAAGGCCCGCCTCGAAAAGCTGCTCAAGAACGAGGAAATCGCGTCTCTCATCGCCGCGGTGGGCGTCGACATCGGGAACATCGAGGACGTGACCAAGGTCCGGTACGGGAAGATCATCATCCTGACCGACGCCGACGTGGACGGCCAGCACATCCGCACGCTGCTGCTGACGTTCTTCTTCCGGCAGATGCGCAAGCTCATCGAGGACGGGCACCTGTTCGTCGCCCGCCCGCCGCTGTTCAAAGTGACGCAGAAGAAGGAAGTCCGCTTCGTCAAGACGCGGGCGGAAATGGTCAAGGAACTGTTCGCCCGCGGGATGAAGGATACCAGCCTCGTCGTCTATCCGGTCGGCGCCCGGCAGACGGCCGAGTATCCGAAGACGATCGGCAACGACATCCTGGGCACGCTGATTCCGATGCTGGACGAGGTCGAGGCCGCGGTCGTGATCCTCGAACGCCGCGGCCAGACGTTCGATTCGTTCCTGAGTCGGGTCACGACGGCCGGCTTCCCGCGGTACCACGTCCGCCTCGGGACGAAAGAGTTCTTCTTCAACAGCCAGGAAGAAGTGGAGACGTTCCGGGCGCAGAAGTCGACGGAGTTGGGTCGGGAACTGGTGATCAGCGATGAAGTGATGGCGACCGGGCTCGCGCCGGCGACCCCGCCGCCGTCTGCCGGTCCGGACGGCTCCCGCGCGGCGGCGCCCGCCCCGGTTCCGGCGGAGATCGACGAACGGTACCGCTTCACGGTGGACGAGTGGCACGAGGTCCGGGCGTTGAACCGGGCGCTGGTGAAGTTGCAGGAAGCGGGCTTCACCGCGGCCGACCTGGTCCCGCTCCCGCGGCTCGCCGGCCGGGAGCCGGCGGTCCGGTTCGCCCTGCAGCACGGCGAATCCCGCAAGGACCTGGACCACCTCCGCGAGCTGGTCGCCGAGGTCCGCAAGCTCGGCGAGAAGGGCCTGACGATCACCCGGTTCAAAGGGCTGGGTGAAATGGACCCCGAGGAACTCTGGGACACCACCCTCGACCCCGAACACCGGACGCTCCTGCGCGTCACCCTGGAGAACGGGTTCGAGGCCGAGAAGTGGTTCCGCAAGCTGATGGGTGACGAGGTCGAAGGCCGCCGCGAGTACATCCTCAAGCACCGGATCGACGACCCCGAGTCGATCGACTACGGGGCGTAA
- a CDS encoding DUF433 domain-containing protein → MAEIMIDRGRGPEIDGTRITVYNLLQSFLDPTMTGGEICRVYDLTARQVAAARAYVLSNPDTVLAEHLKIEAKMEAGNPPEVQEWAERAGTSFRNFKRWLAERQAADHAEATQTRPGRVPTFREWLVEQNGRSSFHSRLGD, encoded by the coding sequence ATGGCGGAGATCATGATCGATCGCGGCCGGGGTCCGGAAATTGATGGCACCCGTATCACCGTGTACAACCTGTTGCAGTCTTTTCTCGACCCGACGATGACGGGAGGCGAAATCTGCCGCGTGTATGATTTGACCGCCCGGCAAGTCGCGGCCGCCCGCGCTTACGTGTTAAGCAACCCCGACACGGTCTTGGCCGAGCATTTAAAGATTGAAGCAAAGATGGAGGCCGGAAACCCGCCCGAGGTCCAGGAGTGGGCCGAGCGGGCCGGAACCTCGTTCCGGAACTTCAAGCGATGGTTGGCGGAAAGACAGGCCGCGGACCACGCCGAGGCGACGCAGACGCGACCGGGACGAGTGCCGACATTCCGGGAGTGGTTGGTCGAGCAAAACGGCCGATCTTCGTTCCATTCTAGGCTTGGGGATTAA
- a CDS encoding glycosyltransferase family 2 protein: MGLTQDAPAAPARTSAFPEAAPAFVAHDRVAPDLTRPDVSVCIVNWNCVDLLRKCLASIYARSQGVSFETIVVDNGSSDGAADMVANEFAHVTLIRNRANLGFSAGNNQAASVADGRYLFFLNNDTELPGGTLKEFVTFADRNPGVGMVGPKLRGADGNLQISYRTKPTLAAMLHRVSLLRWTGLFRRAYYRYRRDTFEPEGTRSVEVLMGAAVFLPRSVFEQSGKWDERYRFGGEDLDLSTQVGRRHEVVYFSNIEILHYGRVSSRANVGFSAPNVAIGYVHYFRKAGVGPAALFVYKLLVTVDTPLQIAAKVTQATQRLVRGKTYKAKKSWLAARGLWHFMNRELIRFWRA, encoded by the coding sequence ATGGGCCTCACGCAGGATGCACCCGCGGCCCCGGCACGCACCTCGGCATTTCCCGAGGCCGCGCCGGCCTTCGTCGCCCACGACCGCGTCGCACCCGACCTGACACGTCCGGACGTTTCCGTTTGCATTGTGAACTGGAACTGCGTCGACCTGTTGCGGAAGTGCCTGGCCTCGATCTACGCCCGCTCGCAAGGGGTGAGTTTCGAGACCATCGTCGTGGACAACGGGTCCAGCGACGGTGCCGCGGACATGGTCGCGAACGAATTCGCCCACGTCACCCTGATCCGCAACCGGGCCAACCTCGGGTTCAGCGCCGGCAACAACCAGGCCGCGTCGGTCGCCGACGGCCGCTATTTGTTTTTCCTGAACAACGACACCGAACTCCCCGGCGGGACGCTCAAGGAGTTCGTCACCTTCGCGGACCGCAACCCGGGCGTCGGCATGGTCGGCCCGAAGCTCCGCGGGGCCGACGGCAACCTCCAGATCTCGTACCGGACCAAGCCGACGCTCGCCGCCATGCTGCACCGGGTCTCCCTGCTCCGGTGGACGGGCCTATTTCGTCGGGCGTATTACCGATACCGCCGCGACACGTTCGAGCCCGAGGGGACGCGGTCGGTCGAGGTACTGATGGGGGCGGCGGTCTTCCTGCCCCGATCGGTGTTCGAGCAGAGCGGCAAGTGGGACGAGCGTTACCGCTTCGGCGGCGAGGACCTCGACCTGTCGACGCAAGTCGGCCGCCGACACGAGGTGGTCTACTTTAGCAACATCGAGATCCTGCACTACGGCCGCGTGTCGAGCCGGGCGAACGTCGGGTTCTCGGCCCCGAACGTGGCGATCGGGTACGTCCACTACTTCCGCAAGGCGGGCGTCGGCCCGGCGGCCCTGTTCGTGTACAAACTGCTCGTGACGGTCGACACGCCACTCCAGATCGCCGCCAAGGTGACGCAAGCCACACAACGGTTGGTCCGCGGCAAGACGTACAAGGCGAAGAAGAGCTGGCTGGCCGCCCGCGGGCTCTGGCACTTCATGAACCGCGAGTTGATCCGCTTCTGGCGGGCGTGA
- a CDS encoding AraC family transcriptional regulator, translating to MDPVRKALWYVESHSREPVALEDVARACHVSAFHLTRAFAAATGLSLMRYVRARRLSEAARRLADGADDILALALEAGYGSHEAFTRAFRDQFGATPEQVRARGHLDNIPIVEALPMSTATTPAPDLAPPRFETRKPTLFAGLVERHSCQSPVGIPDQWQRFTPYLGNIPGQVGRVAYGVCYNFDRDGNFDYLCAVEVTNDANLPKGLTSLAMPEQRYAVFTHAGHVAGIRATLAAIWNQWFPESGYKAAEAPTLERYGPEFNPQTGLGGFEIWVSIQS from the coding sequence ATGGACCCGGTTCGCAAGGCGCTGTGGTACGTCGAGAGCCACTCACGGGAGCCCGTCGCGCTGGAGGACGTCGCCCGGGCGTGCCACGTCTCGGCGTTCCACCTCACCCGGGCCTTCGCCGCGGCCACGGGGCTGTCGCTCATGCGGTACGTCCGCGCCCGCCGGCTGAGCGAGGCCGCCCGCCGACTCGCGGATGGTGCCGACGACATCCTCGCACTCGCACTCGAAGCCGGGTACGGCTCCCACGAAGCGTTCACGCGGGCGTTCCGCGACCAGTTCGGCGCCACCCCGGAACAGGTCCGGGCTCGGGGCCATCTCGACAACATCCCGATTGTGGAGGCTCTTCCCATGTCCACGGCCACGACCCCCGCCCCCGACCTCGCCCCGCCGCGCTTCGAGACGCGGAAGCCGACGCTGTTCGCCGGCCTCGTCGAGCGACACAGCTGCCAATCGCCAGTCGGCATCCCCGACCAGTGGCAACGCTTCACCCCGTACCTCGGGAACATCCCGGGCCAGGTAGGAAGGGTGGCTTACGGCGTCTGCTACAACTTCGACCGCGATGGCAACTTCGATTATCTCTGTGCCGTCGAAGTGACGAACGACGCGAATCTGCCGAAAGGTCTGACGAGCTTGGCCATGCCGGAGCAGCGGTACGCCGTCTTCACCCACGCGGGTCACGTCGCCGGCATCCGGGCCACGCTCGCGGCGATCTGGAACCAGTGGTTCCCCGAATCGGGTTACAAGGCGGCCGAGGCCCCGACCCTCGAACGGTACGGCCCGGAGTTCAACCCCCAAACGGGCCTGGGAGGGTTCGAGATTTGGGTTTCCATCCAGTCCTAA
- a CDS encoding DUF4303 domain-containing protein, whose translation MERAAFADELCRQIVADLRRFREAHPKETVYGYGLLGEPGGEPYLASVVATEEGLQRVAAKYQKLGYRYKGFVEERAATAGELATWLRWANPDDGWYFWGLPDHKRVRAALTALVDAGGLGGEEFEEFCTDVLASLQTVPEWREEMTRGLVVLGFTYGSDPRDFLRTATRANPYPVVRRLWREQWKASELRPRLVPSGARAAELDSAAPDRSGK comes from the coding sequence ATGGAACGTGCGGCGTTTGCCGACGAGTTGTGCCGCCAGATCGTCGCAGACCTGCGACGGTTTCGGGAGGCGCACCCCAAAGAAACCGTGTACGGGTATGGGCTCCTGGGGGAACCAGGCGGGGAACCGTACCTCGCTTCGGTCGTCGCCACGGAGGAGGGGCTCCAACGGGTCGCCGCCAAGTACCAGAAGCTCGGCTACCGTTACAAGGGGTTCGTGGAGGAGCGGGCGGCCACCGCCGGGGAATTGGCCACGTGGTTGCGGTGGGCCAACCCGGACGACGGCTGGTACTTCTGGGGCCTGCCGGATCACAAGCGGGTTCGAGCGGCCCTGACCGCCCTGGTTGATGCGGGCGGCTTGGGAGGGGAGGAGTTCGAGGAGTTCTGCACGGATGTTCTGGCTTCACTCCAGACCGTTCCAGAATGGCGCGAGGAAATGACTCGAGGCCTGGTCGTCCTCGGGTTCACCTACGGCTCGGACCCGCGGGACTTTCTGCGGACCGCGACGCGGGCTAACCCATACCCAGTGGTGCGGCGGCTGTGGCGGGAGCAGTGGAAGGCAAGCGAGTTGCGGCCGCGGCTCGTACCCTCTGGTGCGCGAGCCGCCGAACTAGACTCTGCTGCACCTGATCGGAGCGGCAAGTAG